A window from bacterium encodes these proteins:
- a CDS encoding CcmD family protein — protein sequence METSNYTVLFANLIIWAGIFLFLFRLDKKVKDMEKMK from the coding sequence ATGGAAACCTCGAATTACACGGTACTGTTCGCGAACTTGATAATCTGGGCAGGCATATTCCTGTTCCTTTTTAGGCTGGATAAGAAAGTTAAAGATATGGAGAAGATGAAATGA
- a CDS encoding cytochrome c maturation protein CcmE, with protein MKVKLILATVIVVSVAAWGFSSFTKSMTSYVDFGEAQKRASRVQVMGAVDHEHVVYDVDKQVLEFPITDEGGVTMTVRYAGTMPGNFSQATHAVCVGKYNGSQFDAEQLLIKCPSKYQGEES; from the coding sequence ATGAAAGTGAAACTGATCCTGGCGACGGTCATCGTCGTGTCAGTGGCAGCGTGGGGATTTAGTTCCTTCACAAAGTCAATGACATCGTACGTTGACTTCGGCGAAGCGCAAAAGCGCGCCTCACGCGTTCAGGTGATGGGCGCGGTCGACCACGAACACGTGGTGTACGATGTCGACAAGCAAGTGCTTGAATTTCCGATTACCGACGAAGGCGGCGTCACAATGACGGTTCGCTACGCTGGAACAATGCCGGGCAATTTCAGCCAGGCGACTCACGCAGTCTGCGTCGGCAAGTACAACGGCTCTCAATTTGATGCCGAACAGCTTCTCATCAAATGCCCGTCAAAGTATCAAGGAGAAGAGAGTTAA